The segment CCGGGGGTAGGGTTGCCTGCCCCGGCTTGAGCAGGCACGCAAATCGTGAGCAAACCTTCCCGCGCCGTGTTGATGCTGGCTCTGGTACTGGCCGCCATCAACCTTCGCCCTGGCATCACTTCCTTCGCCCCACTGATCGAACGCATTGCCGCCGAGCTCGGGCTCGGTCGCGGCGTGGTCAGCCTGACGACCGCATTGCCGGTGCTGCTGATGGGCCTGCTGGCCCCGCTGGCGCCGCGTCTGGCGGTGCGCTGGGGGCTGGAACGGGCCATCGCCCTGTGCATGCTGCTCATCGCCGCCGCACTGACCCTGCGCCTCTTTGCCGAGCAACCGGTCGTGCTGATCGGCAGCGCGGCCGTCGTCGGTACCGGCATCGCCATCGCCGGTCCGCTGCTGTCGGGCTACATCAAGCGTCACTTCCTCGAGCGGATCGGTCAGACGGCCGCCTGGTATTCGCTGAGCATGGCCATTGGCGGCACCCTCGGCGTGGTACTGACTGCGCCGGTCACTCAGCTGCTCGGCGAACGCTGGACGCTCGGGCTGGCCTTCTGGGCGCTGCCCGCGTTGCTGGCGCTGCTGCTCTGGATGCGCTTGCCCAGCCGCGCCGAGCCCGGCACCGAGCAGCGCGCCGGGCTGCCCTGGCACGAGCCGCGTGCCTGGCTGGTGAGCGTCTACTTCGCGCTGCAGGCGGGGCTCTTCTATGCCTTGGCGACCTGGCTGGTGGCGCGTTATCACGAGGCCGGCTTCAGCCTGTTGCAAAGCAATGCCTTCTTCAGCGGCTTCATGCTGATCGGCCTGCCCAGCGCCTTCGCCATGCCCTGGCTGGCACAGCGCTTCGGGCGCCGGCATCTGCTGATGGCCGGGTGCGGCGTGCTGGCCACGGCCTGCCTGGCGGCAATCGCCTTGCGTCCCGGCTGGCAGCCGCTCCTGGTGTGCATGCTGCTCGGAGTGGCGCTCAACGGCACCTTCTCGCTGGCGCTGGTACTGCCAATGTACGAGGCCGGCTCGCCCCTGGCGGTCAGTCGGCTGACCGCGATGATGCTGTGCACCGGGTACAGCCTGGCCTGTCTGTCTCCGGTGCTCAGCGGCCTCGGTCGTGATCTGGCGGGAAATTACCGCACCCCCTTTCTGGTGCTGGCGGCGATGGCCGCCTGCATGAGTGTGCTGGCGCTGCGCCTGCGTGCGCGGCACTAGCGCGGGGCAGAGCTGTGGCCTGCTTCATATCCCGCCTCAGTCCGGATGACCGCCGCTTCGCGCTGTGCTAGAAAGCTGGCCGTTTCCGCCCAGGCCTGATCGGAGTTGTCGCTTGGAGTCCGAATCCATCGTATACGGCTGCATCCGCGATTGGCCGGCTGCCGACCCCGACGAGTGCCGCCGTCGCCGTGAGTGCAACCGAGCCGCGCTGGAGGCCCTGCCGCGCGGCGAAGCCTGGCCGTTTCTTGGCCGCGAGATGTTTTCCTTCTGCCGCCAGGCGGAGCAGGGCCTCTACCAGACGCAGATCATCCACTTCGGCGCCAGCTATCCGGCCATCGAATACGAGTGGTCGCTCTGGGTGGAGCGCTTCGAGCAACTGTTGCGCCGCCTGTACTGGAGCAGCGCCGTGGTGCACTTGGAAACCGAGCTGAACGGCTCGCACACCTTTCGTTGGGAGACCGACAGCGGCTGCCACAGCCCGGAGCACAGCGAGATGCGCCTGCGCTGCGCCTGGGAGCGCGAGAGCGCCCTGCTGGGCTGAGCGCGCTCAGTCCTCCAGCCAGGCCTTGGGCACGTCGCGCTTGAGCGCCAGCTGACATTGCTGGCTGTCCGGGTCGAACACGATTACCGCCTCGCCCTTGTCCAGCGCCCGGCGCACCCGGGCCACGCGCGTGTCCAGCGGCGTCTCGTCGCCGTTGTCGGTGCCCTCGCGGGTGACGAAATCCTCGATCAGACGGGTCAGGGTGTCGGCTTCGAGCAGGTCATGGGGAATCAGCATCGGTCGTCGGGTCACTCGCTGAGCGCTGTATGCAGGTGGCGCTCGAGACAGGCATAGAGCTCGTCGGCGACCACCGGTTTGGCCAGGAAGCCGTCCATGCCGGCAGCGCGCGCCCGCGCTCGCTGCTCGTCCAGCGAATGCGCGGTCACGGCGAGGATGGGTACCCGCGGCCAGCCCTGTTCGGCTTCCAGCGCGCGAATCTGCCGGCTGGCCTCGTAGCCGTCAAGCTCGGGCATTTCGCAATCCATGAGAATCAGCTGAACGGCACCGGGGTCGCGTCGGTACAGCTGTACGGTGGCCGCGCCGTTCTCGGCCAGCTTCACCTGGTAGCCGCGCTTTTTCAGCAGCCCGCGAAGCACCATCTGGTTCACCGGGTTGTCCTCGGCAATCAGCACTGCGGGCGTCGTGCCGGTTTCGGCGCCGGCTTGCGTGTGGTCGGCCGGCCCGGGAGGCGCCTCGTAGAGGCCCTGCAGGGCCTCACGCAGCGGGCCGCTCTGCAGCGGCAGCGGTACGCAGGCCAGGCGCAGATGGTTGGAGCTCGGTGCCTGCCGGTGCAGTGGCGAGAACAGCAGCAGCACCGGCTGCAGCCTGGGCAACTGGGCTTCCAGGCGCTTCACCCACTCGCTGGGCCTACCCGGCCAGGGCTCAAGCAGAACCAGCAACGGCGGGACGGGATAGTCGTCAAGGTAGTCGACCAGGCGCTCGGGCTCGTGGCAGCGCTCGGTGCGCATGCCCCAGCGTCGCAACAGGTGGCTCAGCGAGTCGAGTCCCTGGTTGTCCAGCGAGGCCAGCAAGGCGGGCTGGCCAGCCAGCAACGGGCGTAGCGGGTCGTTGTCGTCGGCGGCGCTGCGCAGCGGGATGTCGAAGCTGAAACGGCTGCCCTGGCCCGGGGCGCTCTGCACCCGGATCTGCCCCTGCATCATTTCAACCAGCTCCTTGCTGATGGCGAGCCCGAGGCCGCTGCCACCGTAGCGGCGGGTGGTACTCGAGTCGCCTTGCGAAAACGACTCGAATAGCGTGGCCAGGACTTGCGCGCGCATGCCGATACCGCTGTCGCTGACGCAGAAATGCAGGCGCGTCTGGCCTTCGGTGGTCTGGATGCAGGCGACATCCAGGCGTACATAGCCCTGCTCGGTGAATTTCAGCGCATTGCTCAGCAGGTTCATCAGCACTTGCTTGAGCCGAGTCGGATCGCCACGCACGCGGCGCGGCACCTGGGCCTGCAGCCCGACGTGCAGGCTCAGTTGCTTCTTCAATGCCTGCGCGGCGAACAGGCTGATGGTTTCGGAGATCAGCGCCTCAAGATCGAATTCGATGTCTTCGAGGCTGAGCTTGCCCGAGCCGATGCGGGCATAGTCGAGGATGTCGTTGATCACCTTCATCAGCGAGTTGCCCGAGCTGGTGATGGTGTCGAGGTAGAACCGCTGGCTGCGGTCGAGCTCGGTTTCGCGCAGCAGCTGCAGCATGCCCAGCACCCCATTGAGCGGTGTGCGGATCTCGTGGCTCATCTTGGCCAGGAAGCGGCCCTTGGCCTCGCTTTCGCTGTGGGCCTGTTCGGCCGCCTGCCGCGAGCGGAAGCCTTCCTCCTTCAGGCGGTTGATGCGATCGGCGAGGCCAAGCGACAGGGTGATCAGTTCGAAGGTCACGCTGGTCTTGACCACCGCCGGGCCGTACAGGCCGAACAGCTCGAAGCCGAGCGAGCCGGCGGTGACGATGACGAAGGAAGCCAGCAGCACGCCCCAGGCCAGCGTGTAGTACAGCCCGTAGCGCACGCCATGGCGCCAGACGAAGGCACCGGTGGCCAGCAGCCCGATGGAGGTCACGATGACCGTGATGCTTGCCTGCACGCTCCAGGTCTGCAAGGGCAACAGCGGCCCGGAGATCAGCGCCAGCAGCGCGAGCAGCAGGGCGACGCGCAGTGCGCCGTCGAGCCGAGGGAAGTGCTCGCGGGTATGCAGGAAGTGACGGCTGAACTGGATCGCCACGAGGCAGTGGCTGAACATCAGCGCATAGATGGCGGTGGCTACAAGGGCGCTGTGCTCGGGCAGCCAGCGGGCGAGCAGGCCGTCGAAGGCCAGCGCGAACAGGCCGACGTTCAGGTTGTAGATCAGGTACCAGAAATAGGCCGGCTCGCGCAGTGAGACGAAGAGAAACAGGTTGTAGCAGAACATCGCGAACAGCACGCCGTAGAAAGCGCCGCTGACTCCGGCGGTGTACTCCTGGGCGTGGGCGCTGGCGCTGGTGGTGGAAAAGTACAGCGGTACGTAGAGGGTGCTGCTGGTCTTGATGCGCAGCACCAGCGTGCTGGTGCCGGGGGGCAATTCAGTGGGGAACCAGAAGCTGCTGACCTTGACCGGGCGCTGCGAGAAGGGCATTTCGTCGCCGGAGAGCTGGCGACTCAGACGGCCATCGGGAGTCCGGACAAAGAGTTCGATGTGGTCGAGCAGGCCGTAGTCGATCTCGAGAAAGCCTTGCAGCGACTGCGCCAACTGGTTGTCGAGCGACAGCCGCAGCCACCAGGTCGAATCGTTCTTGCCGCGGTTGAGGTGCGTGCCCTGAACCTTATGGAAGTGCCGGTCGGGCAGCCCGAGCACGTCGTCGACGGTCAGCGAGCCCTGTGGGTCTTCCAGATACTGCACCGCCGGGCCGAGGTTCTGTCGGAAGTCCGGGGAGTCGACTTCGATCGGCGATAGCGCCCAGGCCCTGGCGGACAGGCAGAGGACGAGCAGGGTCATCAGGCAGAGACGCGCCAACATGATCGATTCCGTGAGGCTGGCTGGGCGATGGTGCCAACGGTGCGAGCGCGCAAAAAAGGCTGCCGTTTGGCGTCAATGCCCAGGCAGCCCGGAAAACATCCGCTGACGGGGCGCTACTGTGCCCAGACCTGCCGCTTGCGGCAACCCTTGAGTGATCGAAGCCGGTGCTTTGTCACGCCCGTTTCAGCCTCGGTCCGTCTGCCGACCGAGCAGCGAGTCCACCGGCGGGACACGGGTTTCGCTCTCCATCTGCGCATCGTGCTCCAGTTGATGGCTGAAGCGATCCAGGGAGTCCTGTGCCTGGTGGGCGTCGCTGGCGAACACCGGTTGGCTCAGCATGTAGCCGGCAAGCAGGCGCGCCATGGCGGCCAGGCTGTCGATGTGCGTGCGCTCGTAGCCATGGGTGGCGTCGCAGCCAAAGGCGAGCAGGGCGGTGCGGATGTCGTGGCCCGCCTCGATCGCCGACTGTGCGTCGCTGTGGTAGTAGCGGAACAGGTCCCGGCGCACCGGGATCTCGTTCTCGGTCGCCAGCTTCAGCAGGTGCCGCGACAGGTGATAGTCATAGGGGCCGCCGGAATCCTGCATCGCCACGGTCACGGCGTGCTCGCTCGAGGCCTGCCCCTTGGCCGCCGGCGCGATGTCGATGCCGACGAATTCGCTGACGTCCCAGGGCAGGGCACCGGCGGCGCCGGAGCCGGTTTCCTCGGTGATGGTGAACAGCGGATGGATGTCGATCGGCGGCTCGCGGCCGCTGTCGACCACGGCCTTGAGCGCCGCCAGCAGGGCGGCGACGCCAGCCTTGTCGTCCAGGTGGCGGGCGCTGATGTAACCGTTCTCGGTGAATTCCGGCAGCGGGTCGAAGGCGACGAAGTCACCGACATTGACGCCGAGCGCTTCGGTCTCGGCGCGGCTGTAGGTGTAGGCATCCAGGCGCAGTTCGACGTGGTCCCAGCTGATCGGTGCGTCATCCACGGCGGTATTGAAGGCGTGGCCGGAGGCAAGCAGTGGCAGCACGCTGCCCCTTATCACGCCGGTATCGGTGAACACGCTGACCCGGCTGCCTTCGGCGAAACGACTGGACCAGCAGCCCACCGGGGCCAGCCCCAGCCGGCCGCTGTCGTGAATTTCCCGGACGATCGCGCCAATGGTGTCGAGGTGCGCCGCGACGGCACGGTCCGGGCTGTAGCGCCGGCCCTTGAGCGTCGCGCGGATGGTGCCGCGACGGGTCAGCTCGAAGGGAATGTTCAGCTCCTTCAGCCGCTCGGCGACGTAGCGCACGATGGTGTCGGTGAAGCCGGTCGGGCTGGGAATGGCGAGCATTTCCAGAAGGATGCGTTGCAGATAGTTGAGATCGGGTTCAGGTAGCGTTGCATGCATGGGCTTGAACTCCATTGCGGCACCGAGCCGCGTGCTTGCAAGGGAATGGAAGCGCGCCGGCCGTGCTTCGCGCGGCCGGTCGACAGAGAGGCCTGCTCGTCGCTCAGTGCGTGTTGTGGCTGAGCGGGAACAGCAGGTCGATGAAGCGCTCGGCCGTCGGTTGCGGCTCATGGTTGGCAAGGCCAACGCGCTCGTTGGCCTCGATGAAGACGTAGTCCGGGCGATCGGCGGCCTCGACCAGCAGGTCCAGGCCGACCACGGGAATGTCCAGCGCCCGCGCCGCGCGTACCGCAGCGTCGGCGAGTTCCGGATGCAGTTGCTCGGTGACGTCTTCCAGGGTGCCTCCGGTATGCAGGTTGGCGGTGCGCCGTACGGCCAGCTGCCGGCCTTGCTCCAGCACGCTGTCGACATCGAGCCCGGCTTCCTGCAGGCAGCGGTGGGTTTCGTCATCCAGCGGAATCCGGCTTTCGCCGCCGGTAGCCGCCTGGCGCCGCCGGCTCTGCGCTTCGATCAGCGCGCCGATGGTGTTGCGGCCGTCGCCGATGACCTGGGCGGGACGACGAATCGCCGCGGCGACCACCTCGTAGCCGATCACCACGATGCGCAGGTCGAGCCCTGGGTGGTAGCTCTCCAGCAGCACCCGGCCGTCGAACTGCCGGGCGCGCTCGACGGCGTGCTCTAGCGCCTCGGCGTCGCGCAGGTCGACCGCAACCCCCTGGCCCTGCTCGCCGTTCACCGGCTTGACCACCACGCTGCCATGCTCGGCGAGAAACGCGGCGTTGTCCTGCGCGCTGGCTGCAAGCTGCTGAGCGGGTAGGCGAATGCCGGCGCGGGCGAGCGTGCGGTGGGTCAGTTGCTTGTCCTGGCACAGCGTCATGCTGACAGCCGAGGTCAGGTCCGACAGCGACTCGCGGCAACGTACCCGGCGCCCACCCTGGGTCAGGGTGAACAACCCGGCCTCGGCGTCATCGATGGCGATCTCGATGCCGCGCCGACGCGCTTCGTCGACAATGATCCTGGCGTAGGGGTTGAGCTCCGCTTCGGGCCCCGGGCCGAGGAACAGCGGCTGGTTGAAGCTGTTCTTGCGTTTGACGGTGAAGGTCGGCAGGTCGCGGAAACCGAGCTTGGCGTACAGGGCCTTGGCCTGGCTG is part of the Stutzerimonas balearica DSM 6083 genome and harbors:
- a CDS encoding MFS transporter, encoding MLALVLAAINLRPGITSFAPLIERIAAELGLGRGVVSLTTALPVLLMGLLAPLAPRLAVRWGLERAIALCMLLIAAALTLRLFAEQPVVLIGSAAVVGTGIAIAGPLLSGYIKRHFLERIGQTAAWYSLSMAIGGTLGVVLTAPVTQLLGERWTLGLAFWALPALLALLLWMRLPSRAEPGTEQRAGLPWHEPRAWLVSVYFALQAGLFYALATWLVARYHEAGFSLLQSNAFFSGFMLIGLPSAFAMPWLAQRFGRRHLLMAGCGVLATACLAAIALRPGWQPLLVCMLLGVALNGTFSLALVLPMYEAGSPLAVSRLTAMMLCTGYSLACLSPVLSGLGRDLAGNYRTPFLVLAAMAACMSVLALRLRARH
- a CDS encoding YheU family protein, whose product is MLIPHDLLEADTLTRLIEDFVTREGTDNGDETPLDTRVARVRRALDKGEAVIVFDPDSQQCQLALKRDVPKAWLED
- a CDS encoding hybrid sensor histidine kinase/response regulator, which gives rise to MLARLCLMTLLVLCLSARAWALSPIEVDSPDFRQNLGPAVQYLEDPQGSLTVDDVLGLPDRHFHKVQGTHLNRGKNDSTWWLRLSLDNQLAQSLQGFLEIDYGLLDHIELFVRTPDGRLSRQLSGDEMPFSQRPVKVSSFWFPTELPPGTSTLVLRIKTSSTLYVPLYFSTTSASAHAQEYTAGVSGAFYGVLFAMFCYNLFLFVSLREPAYFWYLIYNLNVGLFALAFDGLLARWLPEHSALVATAIYALMFSHCLVAIQFSRHFLHTREHFPRLDGALRVALLLALLALISGPLLPLQTWSVQASITVIVTSIGLLATGAFVWRHGVRYGLYYTLAWGVLLASFVIVTAGSLGFELFGLYGPAVVKTSVTFELITLSLGLADRINRLKEEGFRSRQAAEQAHSESEAKGRFLAKMSHEIRTPLNGVLGMLQLLRETELDRSQRFYLDTITSSGNSLMKVINDILDYARIGSGKLSLEDIEFDLEALISETISLFAAQALKKQLSLHVGLQAQVPRRVRGDPTRLKQVLMNLLSNALKFTEQGYVRLDVACIQTTEGQTRLHFCVSDSGIGMRAQVLATLFESFSQGDSSTTRRYGGSGLGLAISKELVEMMQGQIRVQSAPGQGSRFSFDIPLRSAADDNDPLRPLLAGQPALLASLDNQGLDSLSHLLRRWGMRTERCHEPERLVDYLDDYPVPPLLVLLEPWPGRPSEWVKRLEAQLPRLQPVLLLFSPLHRQAPSSNHLRLACVPLPLQSGPLREALQGLYEAPPGPADHTQAGAETGTTPAVLIAEDNPVNQMVLRGLLKKRGYQVKLAENGAATVQLYRRDPGAVQLILMDCEMPELDGYEASRQIRALEAEQGWPRVPILAVTAHSLDEQRARARAAGMDGFLAKPVVADELYACLERHLHTALSE
- a CDS encoding osmoprotectant NAGGN system M42 family peptidase translates to MHATLPEPDLNYLQRILLEMLAIPSPTGFTDTIVRYVAERLKELNIPFELTRRGTIRATLKGRRYSPDRAVAAHLDTIGAIVREIHDSGRLGLAPVGCWSSRFAEGSRVSVFTDTGVIRGSVLPLLASGHAFNTAVDDAPISWDHVELRLDAYTYSRAETEALGVNVGDFVAFDPLPEFTENGYISARHLDDKAGVAALLAALKAVVDSGREPPIDIHPLFTITEETGSGAAGALPWDVSEFVGIDIAPAAKGQASSEHAVTVAMQDSGGPYDYHLSRHLLKLATENEIPVRRDLFRYYHSDAQSAIEAGHDIRTALLAFGCDATHGYERTHIDSLAAMARLLAGYMLSQPVFASDAHQAQDSLDRFSHQLEHDAQMESETRVPPVDSLLGRQTDRG
- the ngg gene encoding N-acetylglutaminylglutamine synthetase, with protein sequence MQKSQAYGQRLLRGQTPSYQRLQQRLAEDGREEPGAPVSVHCGWGRILIGHTYPDPAELATDLLNEKPGERDIALYVAAPHQVLAHAPQQLFLDPSDTLRIWFTDYRPAQKGVRGFCVRRVQNEADWQAVNALYQSRGMMPVEPGRCTPREEGGPVYWLAEDESSGQILGSVMGLNHHKAFNDPELGSSLWCLAVSPSCPRPGVGEALVRHLIEHYMGRGLAYLDLSVLHDNSQAKALYAKLGFRDLPTFTVKRKNSFNQPLFLGPGPEAELNPYARIIVDEARRRGIEIAIDDAEAGLFTLTQGGRRVRCRESLSDLTSAVSMTLCQDKQLTHRTLARAGIRLPAQQLAASAQDNAAFLAEHGSVVVKPVNGEQGQGVAVDLRDAEALEHAVERARQFDGRVLLESYHPGLDLRIVVIGYEVVAAAIRRPAQVIGDGRNTIGALIEAQSRRRQAATGGESRIPLDDETHRCLQEAGLDVDSVLEQGRQLAVRRTANLHTGGTLEDVTEQLHPELADAAVRAARALDIPVVGLDLLVEAADRPDYVFIEANERVGLANHEPQPTAERFIDLLFPLSHNTH